One segment of Rosa chinensis cultivar Old Blush chromosome 6, RchiOBHm-V2, whole genome shotgun sequence DNA contains the following:
- the LOC112172288 gene encoding disease resistance protein RPV1, with the protein MATQLRASFSFSSVPFSTRSCTHDVFLSFRGEDTRYGFTGHLHRSLVQRGINTFIDDDDLPRGEEISEALLQAIKESKLSLVVFSENYAASKWCLNELVHILECKKSKNQMVRPIFYKVNPADVRHQRGKFGEALAEHERGLEGDMDKVKSWRAALSEAADLSGWPFSQGHQYEYEFIDKIVEEVSAQLKEPSYLDVAKCPVGIHSRVQEMLEMLDVGGSDVRMVGIWGIGGIGKTTIAKAVYNTIAHKFECHCFLENVRGGSEQHGGLVNLQNIILSEILGGKELIVINVDKGINLLRQRLRNKRILLILDDVNKSNQLDTLARAPDWFGRGSRIIITTRDKRLLTVHEVNPIYKARELDHSEACELFRLNAFKKKRNHDDDEKLWISTIVRYAHGLPLALVVLGSHLRGRPIHEWHAMLDGYKRNLPRDIRDILKVSYDGLEEIVKKVFLDIACFFRGWNTKNVIQILEGCDRNNPKHSIEVLEEKALINVDGYGHICMHDLLNEMGKYIVQQESTEPGERSRLWHHKDVQEVLTENTGTSKIEGMMVKMPKEDEIRLNPKCFKKMKNLKIFININGQFCGKVDYYPNQLRLFDWSSCPLQSLPSDFNMKNLVQFSMPCSRISSFGEGSKSMENLKSLNLERCKFLVQSPDLSGSPNLEFLDLSWCTSLKKIHPSIGSLQKLVELDLHRCSNLVTLPQKVNCKSLKSLSLSDCELLAQSPDLSGSPNLELLDLSYCTSLAEVHPSVGSLKKLVELDLHKCSNLVRLPGEVNWISLRSINLNYCTRLESFPEIEGEMKCMTSLYLYNTGIKALPSSIGYLINLEYLTLGGCGNLTDLPCGIYELQKLREVYLSECPKLVRFPNKVESEVLPTYSKVSHDNRDSSSEPESDTEFNLALPCLDRFHAGGCNLSNIDFLASLDCASTLYSLDISESPIVILPECIINKFVNLGKLNLRGCRRLVEIPELPPSISWLNVRDCVSLERISKLSNILERKESQMIKEMDLTNCWRLCQNLVGMANEDDDEVDADLFSRLLSSQQFQFTIRFPVPRSGVPKWFSCQMDFKGHRRFEFCIETLANFKWDNTGLALCVAVDQRLQDPWTSFQVYIHINEVRVSEPESVDSAESDHVWLHYVPFLDMCYMRPLPPFTCRVIIYQHEDSKSSIKSCGVHLVMPPNEDVSMKLIRAENLTSELKKGFWDNYRPKQRTDCKELYTDAQLENEKL; encoded by the exons ATGGCCACCCAATTGAGAGCTTCTTTCTCATTCTCTTCTGTTCCTTTTTCCACCCGCTCATGCACACACGATGTGTTTCTGAGTTTCAGAGGCGAGGATACTCGCTACGGTTTCACAGGTCATTTGCACAGGTCTTTGGTTCAAAGGGGAATCAACACTTTCATAGATGATGATGATCTTccaagaggagaagaaatatcagaagcactTCTCCAAGCAATTAAAGAATCAAAGCTGTCTCTCGTTGTGTTCTCCGAAAATTATGCAGCCTCAAAGTGGTGTTTAAATGAACTGGTTCATATCCTTGAATGTAAAAAATCGAAGAACCAAATGGTTCGGCCAATCTTTTACAAGGTAAATCCCGCCGATGTAAGACACCAAAGAGGTAAATTTGGTGAGGCACTTGCAGAGCATGAACGCGGACTCGAAGGTGATATGGACAAGGTGAAAAGTTGGAGAGCAGCTCTTTCAGAAGCAGCAGATTTGTCTGGGTGGCCTTTCTCGCAGGG GCATCAATATGAATATGAATTTATTGATAAAATTGTTGAAGAGGTTTCTGCACAACTAAAAGAACCTTCCTATTTGGATGTGGCAAAGTGTCCAGTTGGGATACACTCTCGGGTACAAGAAATGCTTGAAATGTTAGATGTTGGGGGAAGTGATGTACGCATGGTAGGGATATGGGGAATTGGTGGAATAGGGAAGACAACAATTGCTAAAGCTGTTTACAATACAATTGCCCATAAGTTTGAATGTCACTGCTTTTTGGAAAATGTTAGAGGAGGTTCAGAGCAGCATGGAGGTTTAGTCAACCTACAAAACATTATTCTTTCAGAGATTCTAGGGGGCAAAGAACTGATAGTAATCAATGTCGATAAAGGAATCAATTTGTTGCGTCAAAGGTTGAGAAATAAAAGGATTCTGTtaattcttgatgatgtgaataaATCGAACCAGTTAGACACATTAGCCAGAGCACCAGATTGGTTTGGTCGTGGTAGCAGAATTatcataacaacaagagataaGCGTTTGTTAACTGTTCACGAAGTCAATCCTATATACAAGGCCAGGGAACTAGATCATAGCGAAGCTTGTGAGCTCTTCAGGTTAAATGCcttcaagaaaaaaagaaatcatgATGACGATGAGAAACTCTGGATTAGCACAATTGTTAGATATGCTCATGGCCTTCCGTTAGCCTTGGTAGTTTTGGGTTCACATCTACGTGGTAGACCTATACATGAATGGCATGCTATGTTAGATGGTTATAAAAGAAATCTTCCCAGAGACATTCGAGATATTCTCAAAGTCAGTTATGATGGACTGGAAGAAATAGTGAAAAAAGTTTTCCTCGACATTGCTTGTTTCTTCAGAGGTTGGAATACAAAAAATGTGATACAAATATTAGAAGGTTGCGATCGCAACAACCCCAAGCATAGTATTGAAGTTCTTGAAGAAAAGGCGCTCATAAATGTTGATGGATATGGTCATATTTGCATGCATGATTTGCTAAATGAGATGGGAAAATATATAGTTCAGCAGGAGTCTACAGAGCCCGGTGAGCGAAGCAGATTGTGGCATCACAAGGATGTGCAGGAGGTTCTAACAGAAAACACG GGCACAAGTAAAATTGAAGGCATGATGGTAAAGATgcccaaagaagatgagatacGCCTGAATCCTAAATGCttcaaaaagatgaaaaatcttAAAATTTTTATAAACATCAATGGACAGTTTTGTGGAAAGGTTGATTATTATCCGAATCAGTTGCGGTTATTTGATTGGTCTAGCTGTCCGCTACAATCTTTGCCCTCCGATTTTAATATGAAGAATCTGGTTCAATTTAGTATGCCTTGCAGCCGCATCTCAAGTTTTGGAGAAGGATCCAAG AGTATGGAAAATCTGAAATCCTTAAATTTGGAGAGATGTAAATTCCTAGTACAAAGCCCAGACCTGTCTGGAAGCCCAAACTTAGAGTTCCTGGATCTAAGTTGGTGTACAAGTTTAAAGAAGATTCATCCTTCGATAGGATCCCTCCAAAAGCTTGTTGAACTGGATCTACACCGTTGCTCTAACCTTGTGACGCTTCCTCAAAAAGTCAACTGCAAATCCCTCAAATCCTTAAGTTTGAGTGACTGTGAACTCCTAGCACAAAGCCCAGACCTGTCTGGAAGCCCAAACCTAGAGTTACTGGATCTAAGCTATTGTACAAGTTTAGCGGAGGTTCACCCTTCAGTTGGATCCCTCAAAAAGCTTGTTGAACTGGATCTTCATAAATGCTCTAACCTTGTGAGGCTACCAGGAGAAGTCAACTGGATATCCCTCCGATCCATTAATCTCAACTACTGCACAAGGCTGGAGAGTTTCCCTGAAATTGAGGGAGAGATGAAATGCATGACATCCTTGTATCTATACAACACTGGCATCAAAGCATTGCCTTCATCCATTGGATATCTAATTAACCTTGAATACTTGACGTTAGGCGGATGTGGAAACCTCACAGATCTACCCTGCGGCATTTATGAATTGCAGAAGTTAAGGGAGGTTTATTTGTCCGAGTGCCCAAAACTGGTAAGATTCCCAAATAAGGTGGAGTCTGAAGTGCTTCCAACTTACTCAAAGGTTTCACATGACAACCGTGACTCTTCATCGGAGCCAGAGTCAGATACTGAATTCAATCTGGCGCTTCCTTGTTTAGACCGATTCCATGCGGGTGGATGCAATTTATCTAATATTGATTTCCTCGCGTCCCTTGATTGTGCATCCACTTTATATTCACTTGATATATCAGAAAGCCCCATTGTTATTCTTCCCGAATGCATCATCAACAAATTTGTCAACTTGGGGAAACTCAATTTGAGAGGCTGCAGGAGGCTCGTAGAAATTCCAGAGCTTCCACCAAGTATTAGCTGGTTGAATGTGAGGGATTGCGTATCATTGGAAAGAATTTCGAAGTTGTCAAACATTTTGGAGCGTAAAGAATCACAAATGATTAAGGAGATGGACTTGACTAATTGCTGGAGACTCTGTCAAAATTTGGTTGGGATGGCAAACGAGGATGATGATGAGGTGGACGCTGATCTCTTCTCTCGACTCCTATCTTCTCAGCAATTCCAATTCACAATTAGATTTCCAGTTCCAAGAAGCGGGGTTCCAAAGTGGTTCAGCTGTCAAATGGATTTCAAGGGGCATCGACGGTTTGAATTTTGTATTGAAACACTTGCAAATTTCAAATGGGACAACACAGGATTGGCTCTCTGTGTGGCTGTTGATCAAAGGCTGCAAGATCCTTGGACTAGTTTTCAGGTCTATATTCACATCAATGAAGTGAGGGTCTCAGAACCGGAAAGTGTTGATTCAGCAGAGTCGGATCATGTGTGGCTGCACTATGTTCCCTTCCTTGATATGTGTTATATGCGTCCATTGCCCCCTTTTACGTGTCGAGTCATTATTTATCAACATGAGGACTCTAAGTCCTCCATAAAAAGCTGTGGTGTCCACCTTGTAATGCCACCCAATGAAGACGTTTCTATGAAGCTAATCCGTGCAGAGAACCTCACCAGTGAACTTAAAAAG GGCTTCTGGGACAATTATCGTCCCAAACAGAGGACTGACTGCAAAGAATTATATACTGATGCACAACTGGAGAACGAAAAGCTGTAA